The sequence below is a genomic window from Kitasatospora kifunensis.
TGCCGCGCCGCAGCGGTATCGAGGCCTGCACCTCGATCAAGGAGGTGGCCCCCAGCACCAAGATCATCATGCTGACGATAAGCGATGAGGAGGCCGACCTCTACGAGGCGATCAAGGCGGGCGCCACTGGCTACCTGCTCAAGGAGATCTCCACCGACGAGGTGGCCACCGCGATCCGCGCGGTGGCCGACGGCCAGTCGCAGATCAGTCCGTCGATGGCGGCCAAGCTGCTGACCGAGTTCAAGTCGATGATCCAGCGCCGTTCTGACGACCGGGAGTTGGTGCCCGCGCCGCGGTTGACCGACCGCGAGCTCGAGGTGCTCAAGCTGGTGGCCACCGGGATGAACAACCGGGAGATCGCCAAGGAGCTGTTCATCAGCGAGAACACGGTGAAGAACCACGTCCGCAACATCCTGGAGAAGCTGCAGCTGCACTCCCGGATGGAGGCCGTGGTCTACGCGATGCGGGAGAAGATCCTCGAAATAGGGTGACGGGCGGGGGAGTCGGGCTGCGGGGCGGCCCAGTCGAGCAGCCCGGTCGAGCAACTTGGTCGAGCAACTCGGTCGAGTGGCTCAGCCGAGCAGCTTCGCCAGCGCGGGCCGCAGTGACTCGGCGGCCTCGCCCTCGACGGACAGTGCCTCGATGCGGACCTCGGTGCAGCCCACCCAGGCCGCCGCCTCGCGCAACGCCTCGGCCAGTGCGGGCAATTGGCGCGGCGAGGTCAGCGATACCTGACGGGCGATCAGAGTGGTTCCCTCGCGGGCCGGATCGACCCGGCCGACCAGGCGGCCGCCGGTCAGCAGCGGCATCGCGAAGTACCCGTGCACCCGCTTGTGCTTGGGGGTGTAGGCCTCCAGTCGGTGCGACATGCCGAAGATCCGCTCGGTCCTGGCGCGATCCCAGACCAGTGAGTCGAAGGGCGAGAGCAGGGTGGTGCGGTGCCGCCCGCGCGGCTCGGCGGCCAGCGCCACGGGATCGGCCCACGCGGGGGCGGTGGCAGTGCCGCCGCCCTGGCCCCAGCCCGCCACCGCGACCGGGGTCAGCCCGGACTCGGCCAGCACGGCGTCCAGTTGGGCCGATTTGAGTCGGTGGTAGTCCATCAGATCGGCCCGGGTGGCCACCCCGAGGGCCTGGCCTGCCTGCCGGACCAGCTGCGCCAGGCACTCCTGGTCGCCGGGTTCGCGCTGGTGGAGCTCGGCGGGCACGGCCTGCTCGGCGAGTGCGTAGACCCGCTTCCAGCCGCGGCGTTCGGTGCAGACCACGTCGCCGAAGGCGAGCGCCCGCTCCACCGCGATCTTGGTGTCGGACCAGTCCCACCACTCGGCCGTCTTCTTCGCCCCGCCCAACTCGGTGCTGGTCAGCGGCCCCTCGCCGCGCAGCCGGTCCAGCACGCCCCGGTAGGCCTGGGGGCTCACCTGGTGGCCCCAGAGGCGGCCGCGATCGCGGTAGGCGCGGCGGCGGAAGGCGAACAGCGGCCACTCCTCGATCGGCAGCACGCAGGCCGCGTGCGACCAGTACTCGAAGCTGGTCCGCGCGCCCCACAGGGCATGCTCCACGGCCGGACGGCCGACCGCGCCGAGCCGGGCGTAGGGGACCAGTTCGTGCGACCGGGCCAGCACCGAGATGGTGTCCAACTGGACGGCGCCGAGGTGGCGCAGCACACCGCGCACCCCGGCCCGGCGGTCCGGCGCGCCGAGCAGGCCCTGGGCGCGCAGGGCGATCCGGCGGGCCTGGTCGGCGCTGAGGGTCAGGACGGGCGGCGGCGCTGCGGTCATGCGGGCAGCGTAGGCGGTGGTACTGACAGCGGGCGGTGGGCCCGGGCCGCCGCGGTGGGCCGTGGTGGATCGGGGCGGCGGCCGTCGGTGGGCGGGGAGTTCGCAGGAGTAGCCCGGTCAGCCCTGCTCCCACTCGGTGGCCAGCAGCGAGCCCATCCAGCAGTCGCGCCAGACGCCGCGCTGGGCCCCGTAGGAGCGCAGGGTGCCTTCCAGGGTGAAGCCGGCCTTGCGGGCCATCGCCAGCGAGGGTTCGTTGCCGGCGTAGGCGACCCACTCCAGGCGGCGCAGTTCGCGCGTGGTGAAGGCCCAGTGGGCCACCGCGCGCAGCGCCTCCACGCCGTAGCCGCGGCCGCGCGCCCCGGCGGCGATCCAGAAGCCGACCTCGGCCGCGCCGGGGCCGCGTGCGGCCAGGCTCTGGGTGCCGACCAGGGCGCCGGTCTCCTTCTCCAGTACGCACCAGATCGGGTTCCGGCCGCTGCGCCAACCCTCGGCGGCGAGCTCCTCGATGAAGTACGCGGCGTCCTCGCGTCGGTACGGCGAGGGGACGACGGTCCACCGCTGGATCTCGGCGTCCTGGCAGGCCTCGAAGATCGCGTCGAGGTCCGCCGCGACCGGGGCGCGCAGGATCAGGCGCTCGGTCTCCAGGACGGCGGGCTCCACTGCCGCGGGCTCCAGGGTCGCGGGCTCCAAGGTCGGGGGCTCCAGGGGAGGGGGATTCGAGATCGGGGTGCTCATGAGGGGAGTATGGCGACGCGTCCGAGGAGCCGAAAGTGACTTTCCCGTGCCCGATTTGTCCTGATAGTGATACCTATCACGGGATCCGCCCCCAAGGGTGACACCGGAATGGCGTGCTGACGCACCTCCCGGCGCGTTGGCCTCCTCGCATACGATGGCCCGTGCGGTGGGGTGGATCCCGCCGCGCAAGTCGTTGCTCAGTCCAGTGCCAATCCAGGCGAGGAGCCCGCTCAAGTGTCCGTCTTCGACAAGATCCTGCGCGCCGGCGAGGGCAAGATCCTTCGCAAGCTGCAGCGGATTGCTGCCCAGGTCAACTCCATCGAAGAGGACTTCGTCAACCTCACGGACGACGAGCTGCGTGCACTGACCGACGAGTACAAGACGCGGCTCGCCGACGGCGAGACCCTGGACGACATCCTCCCCGAGGCCTTCGCGACGGTCCGCGAGGCGGCCAAGCGCGTGCTGGGCCAGCGCCACTACGACGTGCAGCTGATGGGTGGCGCCGCCCTGCACCTGGGCTACGTCGCCGAGATGCGCACCGGCGAGGGCAAGACCCTGGTCGGCACCCTGCCGGCCTACCTCAACGCGCTCACCGGCAAGGGCGTGCACCTGATCACGGTCAACGACTACCTCGCCGAGCGAGACTCGGAGTGGATGGGCCGGGTGCATCGTTTCCTCGGCCTCGAGGTCGGCGTGATCCTCGGCAACATGCCGCCCGCCGAGCGCAAGCGCCAGTACGGGATGGACATCACGTACGGCACCAACAACGAGTTCGGCTTCGACTACCTGCGCGACAACATGGCGTGGTCGCAGGACGAACTGGTACAGCGCGGCCACAACTTCGCGATCGTCGACGAGGTCGACTCGATCCTGATCGACGAGGCCCGTACCCCGCTGATCATCTCCGGCCCGGCCGACCAGGCGACCAAGTGGTACGCCGACTTCGCCAAGCTGGTGCTGCGCCTCAAGCGCGACCGCGACTACGAGGTGGACGAGAAGAAGCGCACCGTCGGCGTGCTGGAGGAGGGCGTCACCCGGGTCGAGGACTACCTGGGCATCGACAACCTCTACGAGTCGGTGAACACCCCGCTCGTCGGGTTCCTGAACAACGCCATCAAGGCCAAGGAGCTCTACAAGAACGACAAGGACTACGTCGTGATGAACGGCGAGGTCATGATCGTTGACGAGCACACCGGTCGTATCCTGGCCGGCCGCC
It includes:
- a CDS encoding response regulator encodes the protein MADRFEGGGGSESLEPAYAPRGGEPIRVLVVDDHALFRRGLEIVLAEESDIRVVGEAGDGAEAVLKAADLLPDIILMDVRMPRRSGIEACTSIKEVAPSTKIIMLTISDEEADLYEAIKAGATGYLLKEISTDEVATAIRAVADGQSQISPSMAAKLLTEFKSMIQRRSDDRELVPAPRLTDRELEVLKLVATGMNNREIAKELFISENTVKNHVRNILEKLQLHSRMEAVVYAMREKILEIG
- a CDS encoding winged helix-turn-helix domain-containing protein, producing MTAAPPPVLTLSADQARRIALRAQGLLGAPDRRAGVRGVLRHLGAVQLDTISVLARSHELVPYARLGAVGRPAVEHALWGARTSFEYWSHAACVLPIEEWPLFAFRRRAYRDRGRLWGHQVSPQAYRGVLDRLRGEGPLTSTELGGAKKTAEWWDWSDTKIAVERALAFGDVVCTERRGWKRVYALAEQAVPAELHQREPGDQECLAQLVRQAGQALGVATRADLMDYHRLKSAQLDAVLAESGLTPVAVAGWGQGGGTATAPAWADPVALAAEPRGRHRTTLLSPFDSLVWDRARTERIFGMSHRLEAYTPKHKRVHGYFAMPLLTGGRLVGRVDPAREGTTLIARQVSLTSPRQLPALAEALREAAAWVGCTEVRIEALSVEGEAAESLRPALAKLLG
- a CDS encoding GNAT family N-acetyltransferase encodes the protein MSTPISNPPPLEPPTLEPATLEPAAVEPAVLETERLILRAPVAADLDAIFEACQDAEIQRWTVVPSPYRREDAAYFIEELAAEGWRSGRNPIWCVLEKETGALVGTQSLAARGPGAAEVGFWIAAGARGRGYGVEALRAVAHWAFTTRELRRLEWVAYAGNEPSLAMARKAGFTLEGTLRSYGAQRGVWRDCWMGSLLATEWEQG